The Cololabis saira isolate AMF1-May2022 chromosome 20, fColSai1.1, whole genome shotgun sequence genome includes a window with the following:
- the LOC133420114 gene encoding uncharacterized protein LOC133420114 codes for MNSPPPPLPREPPPLPWEPPPLPHGSPSSPTREPPPPLPREPPPLPHGSPSSPTREAPPPLPREPPPPLPREPLPPLPLEPPPLPHGSPFSPTRVPLLSHTGAPSTSPTGGPSSSPTAGPSSSPTGAPASSPTGAPSSPTRVPLLSHMGPPLLPREPPPLSPPTGAPSSPTQVPLLSHTGAPPLPLKAITRSCVPVD; via the exons AtgaacagcccccccccccctctcccacgGGAGCCCCCTCCTCTCCCATGGGAGCCCCCTCCTCTCCCACACGGGTCCCCCTCCTCTCCCACACGGgagccccctcctcctctcccacgGGAGCCCCCTCCTCTCCCACACGGGTCTCCCTCCTCTCCCACACGGGaggcccctcctc CTCTCCCACGGgagccccctcctcctctcccacgGGAGCCCCTGCCTCCTCTCCCACTGGAGCCCCCTCCTCTCCCACACGGGTCCCCCTTCTCTCCCACACGGGTCCCCCTCCTCTCCCACACGGGAGCCCCCTCCACCTCTCCCACGGGaggcccctcctcctctcccacggcaggcccctcctcctctcccacgGGAGCCCCCGCCTCCTCTCCCACTGGAGCCCCCTCCTCTCCCACACGGGTCCCCCTTCTCTCCCACATGGGCCCCCCTCTTCTCCCACgagagcccccccccctctcccctccCACGGGAGCCCCCTCCTCTCCCACACAGGTCCCCCTCCTCTCCCACACGGGTgcccctcctctccctctgaaAGCCATAACCCGGAGCTGTGTCCCGGTGGATTAG